Proteins found in one Candidatus Krumholzibacteriota bacterium genomic segment:
- a CDS encoding MFS transporter, producing MELVQKRLNDSKALRWMVLILISTLLFSTYWFQDCMGPLKGLMESQLGFDSSQFGTIVASTTWANLALMIILGGMALDKWGIRKTGTFFAILAGIGAFIVALASAGKFGTNEKTMMIWMMIGRILFGTGLETVCVMVSRTIVKWFKGYELALAMAINVGFGRLGSAGANFFGVDIAGGNVSTGLLFAASLVGISVIAFLAYLMFDVKFDKRELEITGKVESSGDSQFKFSDLGKLLTDNSFMFIALLCVAFYAAVFPFVMYAPDLLINKFGFTSTLPDMAGMGFWMKVKEFFHNGPKVTSLIPLGTILFTPVFGSVVDKKGKAATLMILGSFLLIFAHLSLSVFNSVTLGYFGLLALGIAFSLVPAAMWPSVAKIVAENRLGTAYATMFTIQNYGLAAFFWGIGKVLDLVNPKIVAQIQSTRDNLLEQGVSMQEIPARIDALKLSGEIPPYNYTYPILMLVGLGIISIFLAYQLKRADKRQGYGLEMPTGHQM from the coding sequence ATGGAACTTGTTCAGAAAAGACTAAACGACTCCAAGGCGCTGAGATGGATGGTGCTGATACTGATAAGCACGCTGCTCTTTTCGACATACTGGTTCCAGGATTGCATGGGCCCGCTGAAGGGTCTGATGGAGAGCCAGCTCGGATTCGACAGCAGCCAGTTCGGCACGATAGTGGCATCTACGACCTGGGCCAACCTCGCTCTGATGATCATTCTCGGCGGAATGGCTCTCGATAAGTGGGGGATCCGTAAGACAGGTACGTTTTTCGCGATCCTTGCCGGAATCGGAGCTTTCATAGTCGCTCTTGCCAGTGCCGGAAAGTTCGGTACGAACGAGAAGACCATGATGATATGGATGATGATCGGAAGGATCCTCTTCGGTACCGGTCTTGAGACGGTATGCGTAATGGTGTCGAGGACGATCGTCAAATGGTTCAAGGGGTACGAACTGGCCCTCGCGATGGCGATAAATGTCGGCTTCGGACGTCTCGGTTCAGCCGGCGCCAACTTCTTCGGCGTCGATATCGCCGGAGGTAACGTATCGACGGGACTGCTTTTCGCCGCTTCCCTGGTCGGGATTTCGGTCATTGCTTTCCTCGCATATCTGATGTTCGATGTCAAGTTCGACAAGAGAGAACTTGAGATCACCGGGAAGGTCGAATCTTCCGGAGATTCCCAGTTCAAATTCAGCGATCTTGGAAAACTTCTTACCGATAATTCTTTCATGTTTATCGCCCTTCTCTGCGTCGCTTTTTACGCGGCTGTCTTCCCATTCGTCATGTACGCCCCCGATCTTCTGATCAACAAGTTCGGGTTCACGAGCACCCTGCCTGATATGGCGGGGATGGGGTTCTGGATGAAGGTGAAGGAATTCTTCCATAACGGTCCGAAGGTGACGAGCCTTATCCCTCTCGGGACGATCCTCTTTACCCCTGTTTTTGGATCAGTCGTGGACAAGAAGGGAAAGGCTGCTACCCTGATGATCCTCGGGTCATTTCTTCTGATTTTCGCGCACCTTTCGCTATCGGTCTTCAACAGCGTTACGCTCGGGTACTTCGGTCTTCTCGCCCTGGGAATAGCTTTTTCCCTTGTTCCCGCCGCGATGTGGCCTTCGGTCGCCAAGATCGTCGCTGAAAACCGTCTGGGCACGGCGTACGCGACGATGTTTACCATACAGAACTATGGTCTGGCCGCCTTCTTCTGGGGAATAGGCAAGGTCCTCGATCTGGTCAATCCTAAGATCGTCGCCCAGATTCAGAGTACAAGGGACAATCTCCTTGAGCAGGGAGTCTCGATGCAGGAGATCCCGGCGAGGATCGACGCGCTCAAACTCTCTGGAGAGATACCTCCATATAACTACACCTACCCGATACTGATGCTTGTCGGGCTCGGGATCATTTCGATATTCCTCGCCTACCAGCTCAAGAGGGCTGACAAGAGGCAGGGATATGGCCTTGAGATGCCGACCGGTCACCAGATGTAG
- a CDS encoding Rdx family protein encodes MRSAFQGIEVKLVESGGGVFDVKFDGRLIFSKKSTKENRFPESGEITRLVEAQIG; translated from the coding sequence TTGAGATCGGCATTTCAAGGAATCGAGGTCAAGCTCGTCGAAAGCGGCGGGGGAGTCTTCGATGTCAAGTTCGATGGCAGACTGATCTTCAGCAAGAAAAGTACGAAGGAGAACAGGTTTCCTGAAAGCGGCGAGATCACAAGACTGGTCGAGGCGCAGATCGGTTGA
- the rmuC gene encoding DNA recombination protein RmuC, with amino-acid sequence MDIPGWVTALLLAVNIVLLLVILRKNSGAGAGSQQGEIREEFRRSRDESATMSKNLREEIGRIQKDTTETLVKTLDGIGRSQTGQLEIVSKRISELTESNENTIARLRSTVDEKLREMQDSNEKRLDRMRETVDEKLQSTLEKRLGESFNLVSERLEAVQRGLGEMQNLATGVGDLQKSLTNVKTRGVWGEVQLGAILEQILTTDQYEKNVKTKADSAELVEFAIKLPGPDDRPQEYVYLPIDSKFPQEDYIRLVDASEKGNADEVQKAVVSLMRVVHSFARDIRDKYLDPPRTTDFAIMFLPTEGLYAEVLRQAGEVEKLQNEYRIVVAGPTTLTAILSSLRMGFRTLAIEKRSSEVWKILSAVKTEFGRFGEVLARVKRQLSAASNTIEQTDVRTRQMNRKLRQVEELPAGEASDILELEPGDIEDDPEV; translated from the coding sequence ATTGATATACCGGGCTGGGTGACCGCCCTTCTTCTGGCGGTAAATATCGTTCTTCTTCTGGTGATCCTGCGGAAAAACTCAGGTGCGGGTGCCGGGAGCCAGCAGGGAGAGATACGGGAAGAGTTCCGCCGGTCGAGGGACGAATCGGCGACGATGTCGAAAAATCTCAGGGAAGAGATCGGCAGGATACAGAAAGATACGACAGAAACTCTTGTGAAGACCCTTGACGGGATAGGCAGGAGCCAGACCGGCCAGCTCGAGATCGTCTCTAAGCGGATCTCGGAACTCACCGAATCAAACGAGAATACCATCGCCCGCCTTCGTTCGACAGTAGACGAGAAGCTGAGGGAGATGCAGGATAGCAACGAGAAGAGACTCGACAGGATGCGCGAGACTGTCGACGAGAAGCTCCAGTCCACTCTTGAGAAAAGACTGGGGGAATCGTTCAACCTGGTAAGCGAACGGCTCGAGGCTGTTCAGCGCGGGCTTGGCGAGATGCAGAACCTGGCGACCGGGGTAGGAGACCTTCAGAAAAGCCTTACGAACGTCAAGACAAGAGGTGTCTGGGGAGAGGTTCAGCTCGGAGCGATTCTCGAACAGATCCTCACTACCGATCAGTACGAGAAGAATGTTAAGACGAAAGCGGACTCGGCGGAACTGGTCGAGTTCGCTATAAAACTTCCTGGTCCGGACGATCGACCGCAGGAGTACGTCTATCTTCCGATAGATTCGAAGTTCCCGCAGGAGGATTATATAAGGCTGGTCGACGCTTCCGAAAAGGGAAATGCTGACGAAGTGCAAAAAGCCGTAGTATCTCTCATGCGGGTCGTGCACAGCTTTGCCAGAGATATCCGGGACAAGTATCTCGACCCGCCCCGCACGACCGATTTCGCCATCATGTTTCTTCCGACCGAAGGGCTGTACGCCGAAGTCCTGAGGCAGGCTGGCGAGGTGGAGAAGCTTCAGAACGAATACAGGATCGTAGTAGCCGGGCCGACGACACTGACCGCGATCCTGAGCAGTCTCAGGATGGGATTCAGGACGCTGGCGATAGAAAAACGCTCCAGCGAGGTCTGGAAGATCCTCAGCGCCGTAAAGACGGAGTTCGGAAGGTTCGGCGAAGTGCTCGCCAGGGTCAAACGCCAGCTCAGCGCCGCTTCGAACACGATCGAGCAGACAGACGTGAGGACGAGGCAGATGAACAGGAAACTCAGGCAGGTCGAGGAACTGCCAGCAGGAGAGGCTTCAGATATTCTTGAACTCGAACCTGGCGATATCGAAGACGATCCGGAAGTATAG
- a CDS encoding M3 family metallopeptidase: MRKRLLLLFVVALMVLSCAAKDQNPFFSEFDTTFGVPPFDKIKEEHYIPAFTEGIRVHDEEIAAIINNSDPPTFKNTIEALETSGSMLTRVANVFFALNSANTNETMQGIAKEVGPRLAEHQDNISLDEDLFRKVKAVYSKIDESGLDTAQRRLLEDYYKGFVRGGADLDEEGKAKLREINQELSLLGLQFAENVLKETNAFELVIDKEEDLAGLPDVIIAGASEAAAQKGYEGKWLFTLQKPSMIPFIQYSEKRGLREKIYKAYYHMGDNDNEFDNKQILSKIAALRVQKANLLGYRTYAHFILEENMSKNPDNVFAFLDKLWPASLRKAKEEAAELQAMIYKEGKDFKLESWDWWYYSEKVKKEKYDLDEEMLKPYFVLDNVIDGAFGVANKLWGITFTERKDIPKYHKDVKVFEVKEANGDHIGILYTDYFPRESKRGGAWMGAYRKQSDTDGKMITPVITNVGNFQKPTADQPALLTWDDVLTLFHEFGHGLHGLLTNCTYEAQSGTAVATDFVELPSQIMENWAGEPAVLATYAKHYKTGEIIPDELVEKMKKSSKFNQGFATTEYLAASYLDMYWHSLSVPVEHDVREFENKALEELGLIPEIKSRYRSTYFRHIFSGGGDYAAGYFSYMWAEVLDQDAFQAFRETDIFNKKLAESFRENILGKGGSEDPMVLYRRFRGADPSIEPLLKKRGLI; encoded by the coding sequence ATGCGAAAACGCCTTCTCCTTCTGTTCGTCGTCGCCTTGATGGTCCTTTCATGCGCGGCGAAGGATCAGAATCCGTTCTTCTCCGAATTCGATACGACATTCGGAGTGCCACCCTTCGACAAGATAAAAGAAGAACATTATATCCCGGCCTTTACCGAGGGGATCAGGGTCCATGATGAAGAGATAGCGGCGATAATCAACAACAGCGATCCTCCGACTTTCAAGAATACCATAGAAGCTCTCGAGACTTCGGGTTCGATGCTTACCAGGGTCGCGAACGTCTTTTTCGCCCTTAATTCGGCGAATACAAACGAGACGATGCAGGGAATCGCGAAGGAAGTGGGACCACGGCTTGCCGAGCACCAGGATAATATCTCCCTTGACGAGGATCTCTTCAGAAAGGTCAAGGCGGTATATTCAAAGATAGATGAATCCGGTCTTGATACCGCGCAGAGAAGGCTTCTCGAAGATTATTACAAGGGATTCGTAAGGGGAGGGGCTGATCTCGATGAAGAGGGAAAGGCCAAACTGAGGGAGATCAACCAGGAACTCTCCCTCCTCGGGCTTCAGTTCGCCGAGAATGTTTTGAAAGAGACGAACGCTTTCGAGCTTGTGATAGATAAAGAGGAAGACCTCGCCGGGCTCCCCGACGTCATCATCGCGGGCGCATCGGAAGCGGCCGCCCAGAAGGGGTACGAGGGCAAGTGGCTCTTCACGCTGCAGAAACCGAGCATGATACCTTTTATCCAGTATTCGGAAAAACGCGGCCTGAGGGAGAAGATATACAAGGCTTACTATCACATGGGTGATAACGACAACGAATTCGATAACAAGCAGATCCTTTCGAAGATCGCGGCGCTCAGGGTGCAGAAAGCGAATCTCCTCGGATACAGGACATACGCTCATTTCATCCTTGAAGAGAATATGTCGAAGAACCCCGATAACGTCTTCGCTTTTCTCGACAAGCTCTGGCCCGCGTCGCTCAGAAAAGCCAAGGAGGAAGCCGCCGAGCTCCAGGCGATGATCTACAAGGAAGGCAAGGATTTCAAGCTGGAGAGTTGGGACTGGTGGTACTATTCGGAGAAGGTGAAGAAAGAAAAGTACGATCTCGATGAAGAGATGTTAAAACCGTACTTCGTGCTTGATAACGTCATCGACGGGGCTTTCGGAGTAGCAAACAAGCTCTGGGGGATCACATTCACGGAGAGGAAGGACATCCCGAAATATCACAAGGATGTCAAGGTCTTCGAAGTCAAGGAAGCGAACGGAGATCATATAGGTATCCTTTACACCGACTATTTTCCACGCGAGAGCAAGAGAGGCGGCGCGTGGATGGGAGCTTACAGAAAACAGTCGGATACGGACGGGAAAATGATCACGCCGGTGATCACAAATGTCGGCAACTTCCAGAAACCGACCGCGGACCAGCCCGCGCTCCTTACATGGGACGACGTCCTTACCCTCTTCCATGAATTTGGCCACGGACTGCACGGTCTTCTCACCAACTGTACTTATGAAGCACAGTCAGGCACCGCGGTAGCGACCGATTTCGTCGAGCTTCCATCGCAGATCATGGAGAACTGGGCGGGGGAGCCCGCGGTACTCGCCACCTACGCGAAACATTACAAAACCGGAGAGATCATTCCCGATGAGCTCGTGGAGAAGATGAAAAAGTCAAGCAAGTTCAACCAGGGATTTGCCACGACTGAATATCTCGCCGCGTCGTATCTTGATATGTACTGGCATTCCCTTTCGGTTCCGGTGGAACACGACGTCAGGGAATTCGAGAATAAAGCTCTCGAGGAACTCGGTCTTATACCGGAGATCAAATCGAGATACCGCTCGACCTATTTCAGGCATATTTTCTCCGGCGGTGGAGATTACGCTGCGGGATATTTCAGCTATATGTGGGCCGAGGTCCTCGACCAGGACGCCTTCCAGGCGTTCAGGGAGACCGATATTTTCAACAAGAAGCTTGCCGAATCGTTCAGGGAGAACATCCTCGGAAAAGGTGGATCGGAAGACCCGATGGTCCTTTACAGGCGTTTCAGGGGAGCAGATCCCTCCATCGAGCCGCTTCTGAAGAAAAGAGGATTGATCTAG
- a CDS encoding GNAT family acetyltransferase, with protein sequence MEIRAFRENDRAEVVDLWRRCNLTVPWYDPSKDIDRKLQVDPELFLTGLISGMVIASVMGGYEGHRGWINYLAVHPEYRGMGYGREMMEAVEAMIAERGCPKINLQVRSYNKGVIEFYRKLGYRDDEVVSFGKKIVVDSEEPQK encoded by the coding sequence ATCGAGATAAGAGCTTTCAGGGAAAACGACCGCGCGGAAGTGGTCGATCTGTGGCGCAGGTGCAATCTGACCGTACCGTGGTACGATCCGTCGAAAGATATCGACAGGAAACTCCAGGTAGATCCGGAGCTTTTTCTCACGGGCCTTATAAGCGGCATGGTGATCGCTTCGGTTATGGGCGGGTATGAAGGGCACAGGGGATGGATCAACTACCTCGCCGTGCATCCCGAGTACCGGGGAATGGGATATGGACGTGAGATGATGGAAGCGGTCGAGGCAATGATCGCCGAAAGGGGATGTCCGAAGATCAACCTGCAGGTGCGCTCTTACAATAAAGGCGTGATAGAATTCTACAGAAAACTCGGGTACCGCGACGACGAAGTGGTAAGTTTCGGCAAGAAGATCGTGGTTGATTCAGAAGAACCGCAGAAGTGA
- a CDS encoding YdeI/OmpD-associated family protein, whose protein sequence is MFFVPLKRVYIAERKEWRKWLETNHGTEPGIWLVYYKKASGKARISYDDAVEEAICFGWIDSTVKRIDEEKYMQKFTPRKPVSGWSRLNRERAEKMIASSLMTEAGLEKIESAKKNGIWESDGKRIIDPDIIPGDLEAALSKRKMALENFRNMAPSYRRNFIGWIEAAKREETRRGRIAETVDSAERNEKPGMK, encoded by the coding sequence ATATTCTTCGTGCCGTTAAAAAGAGTATACATCGCGGAGAGAAAGGAATGGCGCAAGTGGCTTGAGACGAATCATGGCACGGAGCCGGGGATATGGCTGGTCTATTACAAAAAAGCTTCCGGTAAAGCGAGAATAAGCTATGACGACGCCGTCGAGGAAGCGATATGCTTCGGCTGGATAGACTCGACGGTCAAGAGGATAGATGAAGAAAAATATATGCAGAAATTTACGCCGAGAAAGCCTGTCAGCGGATGGTCGAGGCTGAACAGGGAGAGAGCGGAAAAGATGATAGCGTCTTCGCTTATGACAGAAGCGGGATTGGAAAAGATCGAATCGGCGAAGAAAAATGGCATCTGGGAGAGTGATGGGAAGAGGATCATCGATCCCGATATCATTCCGGGGGACCTTGAGGCTGCCCTGTCGAAAAGAAAAATGGCTCTTGAGAACTTCCGGAATATGGCTCCGTCGTACAGAAGGAATTTCATCGGGTGGATAGAAGCAGCAAAGAGGGAAGAGACCCGCCGCGGGAGAATAGCCGAGACAGTCGATTCAGCGGAGCGAAATGAGAAGCCGGGGATGAAATAA
- the thiF gene encoding sulfur carrier protein ThiS adenylyltransferase ThiF, protein MERKKISPVFERNVPGSTEKMLESCVGIAGCGGLGSNAAIALARAGAGKLIIADFDVVELSNLNRQYYFRSDLGKPKVEALSAHLREINPEISIISHQARITPASVGEIFSGADLLIEAFDDAESKHWLIETWCGLFPERHLICASGISGIGDSSSIVIRSSGKIHIIGDETTGSDIGLCSARVALAANMQANLAIEIIARGEV, encoded by the coding sequence GTGGAAAGAAAAAAGATATCTCCCGTCTTCGAGCGTAACGTGCCAGGCTCGACCGAAAAGATGCTTGAGAGCTGCGTCGGAATAGCAGGGTGCGGAGGGCTCGGATCGAACGCCGCTATAGCCCTCGCCAGGGCTGGGGCGGGAAAGCTGATCATTGCCGATTTCGACGTCGTGGAACTTTCAAATCTCAACAGGCAATACTATTTCCGCTCAGATCTGGGAAAGCCAAAGGTCGAAGCGCTTTCCGCTCACCTGAGGGAGATCAACCCTGAGATCTCGATAATATCTCACCAGGCAAGGATCACTCCCGCTTCAGTAGGCGAGATATTCTCCGGCGCGGATCTTCTTATAGAGGCGTTCGACGACGCCGAGAGCAAACACTGGTTGATAGAGACGTGGTGCGGGTTATTTCCAGAGAGGCACCTGATCTGCGCGAGCGGCATATCGGGAATAGGCGATTCTTCTTCCATCGTCATCAGGTCTTCTGGAAAGATACATATTATCGGCGATGAGACGACCGGCTCCGATATCGGGTTATGCTCGGCAAGGGTAGCCCTTGCCGCCAACATGCAGGCCAATCTCGCTATCGAGATAATCGCGCGCGGCGAGGTATGA
- the thiS gene encoding sulfur carrier protein ThiS, translating to MITVNQRDRVKWRPGMTVQDILDEMGYDYALITVTVNDRLIPEDDYETHLIEDGESVTVFHLAHGG from the coding sequence ATGATAACAGTCAATCAAAGAGACAGGGTCAAATGGAGACCTGGCATGACCGTACAGGATATTCTCGATGAGATGGGATATGATTACGCTCTTATCACTGTGACTGTAAACGACAGGCTTATCCCCGAAGACGACTACGAGACGCACCTGATCGAGGACGGAGAGTCAGTGACAGTCTTCCACCTCGCGCATGGCGGTTGA
- a CDS encoding sugar phosphate isomerase/epimerase: protein MRFYLSVPLDKLEEKIDFVRKEGFLPEVRMTNVDHMMSISSETLSRIRKTLSSFSFTPLTHGPFFGVDVAGIDRNISEYSVRCLIHGLEITAAIGGGIMVMHTGYLPQFSTGGRRHWFRNWSERMPEVLEKAEELGVMIALENTWDDRPEILEHLAGLLPGDNVRFCLDTGHVNTFSHLPLKKWWDAIGDRVVVIHLHDNDGSSDDHLLPGNGTFDFSELAGYLKTLDDIPLLDLEVDLADAAKAKEYLAGIFSRIWRR from the coding sequence ATGAGATTTTATCTCAGCGTACCGCTGGATAAGCTGGAGGAAAAAATCGATTTCGTCAGAAAGGAAGGGTTCCTTCCCGAAGTAAGGATGACGAATGTCGATCATATGATGAGTATATCGTCCGAGACGCTTTCGCGGATCAGGAAGACGCTCTCATCCTTTTCATTCACGCCTCTTACACATGGACCTTTTTTCGGGGTCGATGTGGCTGGAATAGACAGGAATATCTCGGAATATTCCGTCCGGTGCCTGATCCACGGGCTTGAGATCACAGCCGCTATCGGCGGGGGAATAATGGTTATGCATACCGGATACCTTCCCCAGTTCTCAACCGGGGGCAGAAGGCATTGGTTCAGGAACTGGTCGGAGAGGATGCCTGAAGTCCTGGAGAAAGCGGAAGAACTCGGCGTGATGATCGCCCTGGAGAACACGTGGGACGACAGGCCGGAGATCCTCGAACATCTGGCCGGACTGCTTCCGGGCGACAATGTGAGATTCTGCCTCGATACGGGACATGTCAACACGTTCTCTCATCTTCCGCTGAAGAAATGGTGGGACGCCATCGGAGACAGGGTAGTAGTGATCCATCTGCATGATAATGACGGCTCATCAGACGATCATCTCCTTCCAGGCAACGGCACATTTGATTTTTCCGAACTGGCCGGGTATCTTAAGACTCTGGATGACATCCCTCTTCTGGACCTCGAGGTAGATCTGGCTGACGCGGCTAAAGCTAAAGAATATCTTGCCGGGATCTTTTCCCGGATTTGGCGGAGGTGA
- a CDS encoding outer membrane beta-barrel protein, whose product MIRRRAILFLTMLFFLSMMITSTPSISLAGTAFDMDNLRLDLGGGLSFYRMSRINDEYIEWISGAIGIFDEKIERGPALSGTIGYRIMPRVSLDIGLTFLRGISANDSQVEWQDLYGDAHYYDFESELRTSLLATEIKAKYYFPFDGVELFAGGGIAWCHGKTIIDVGYENLGPEGYKFTSNGLGFVASLGGFWEIYRPVSFFYEAGYRFYRTGDLKDSNGKRWKLDVLEDAPVMNLDFSGYFFAGGISISLSR is encoded by the coding sequence ATGATCAGACGGCGAGCAATACTCTTTCTCACCATGCTATTTTTCCTATCGATGATGATCACGAGCACTCCCTCGATATCCTTGGCCGGGACGGCCTTCGACATGGATAATCTCAGGCTGGATCTTGGCGGTGGGCTCAGCTTCTACAGGATGTCGAGGATCAATGACGAATATATAGAATGGATATCTGGCGCAATCGGCATCTTTGATGAAAAGATCGAGCGGGGACCAGCCCTGTCGGGAACGATCGGATATCGGATCATGCCCAGGGTCTCGCTAGATATCGGGCTGACTTTTCTGCGTGGAATAAGCGCCAACGATTCGCAGGTCGAATGGCAGGATCTCTATGGAGACGCGCATTATTATGATTTCGAATCGGAACTGAGGACTTCTCTTCTGGCAACAGAGATCAAGGCTAAATATTATTTCCCGTTCGATGGCGTGGAACTCTTCGCCGGGGGAGGGATAGCGTGGTGCCATGGAAAGACCATCATAGATGTCGGATACGAAAATCTCGGTCCGGAAGGTTATAAGTTCACTTCAAATGGTCTCGGGTTTGTAGCCTCGCTCGGGGGATTCTGGGAGATCTACAGGCCGGTATCGTTTTTCTATGAAGCCGGTTACAGGTTTTACAGGACAGGAGACCTCAAGGACAGCAACGGCAAGAGGTGGAAGTTGGACGTTCTCGAAGATGCCCCGGTGATGAATCTTGATTTCAGCGGATATTTTTTCGCCGGCGGGATCTCGATCTCTCTTTCAAGGTAG
- the tsaA gene encoding tRNA (N6-threonylcarbamoyladenosine(37)-N6)-methyltransferase TrmO: MGGNKIEFKPIGLVRTPFQHVSGMPIQASRSGGAEGTVEVFDEYAGGLADLDGFSHIILLYHLHMSEGYSLKVIPFLDDQPRGLFATRAPRRPNPIGLSVVRLVGIDGRIISVVDVDMLDRTPLLDIKPFVGEFDSRQDLKTGWLEEAGKKNIRSDERFR; this comes from the coding sequence ATGGGTGGTAACAAAATAGAATTCAAGCCGATCGGGCTCGTGCGTACGCCGTTCCAGCATGTAAGCGGGATGCCGATACAGGCTTCTCGTTCCGGGGGCGCGGAGGGGACCGTCGAGGTCTTCGACGAATACGCCGGCGGGCTTGCCGACCTCGACGGATTTTCACATATAATCCTTCTCTATCATCTTCACATGTCAGAGGGGTACAGTCTCAAGGTGATCCCCTTTCTCGATGATCAGCCAAGGGGGCTTTTCGCGACGCGCGCCCCAAGGCGTCCCAATCCGATAGGGCTGTCGGTGGTTCGGCTCGTGGGAATCGATGGAAGGATAATCTCTGTCGTCGACGTCGATATGCTAGACCGGACGCCTCTGCTCGATATCAAGCCTTTCGTCGGAGAGTTCGATTCCCGCCAGGACCTGAAGACCGGCTGGCTCGAGGAAGCGGGAAAGAAAAATATCAGATCGGATGAAAGGTTCAGGTAG